The following are encoded in a window of Flavobacterium psychrotrophum genomic DNA:
- a CDS encoding MotA/TolQ/ExbB proton channel family protein, whose protein sequence is MMNLIFLFQDTIPAAVVDSTAAAPAAAVESVNYFSLLLKGGVMVVPILLLLFFTLYVIIERALYYGKVTKQNDALINEVRYQLTSGKIEAAQISASKDGTATGNILESGISLIGRPLSEIEGMMEKQTNVEIGMMEKKLGWLGLVAGIAPILGFIGTISGVIKIFYTISVTENISIGSISGGLYEKMISSGLGLIVGVVAYSGYHYFNMVIDGFSLRIQRVIIQFVNIITVGK, encoded by the coding sequence ATGATGAACCTAATTTTTTTATTTCAGGATACAATTCCTGCCGCTGTTGTTGATAGTACAGCTGCTGCACCGGCAGCCGCAGTAGAATCTGTAAATTACTTTTCGCTGCTTTTAAAAGGCGGTGTAATGGTTGTACCCATCCTGTTGCTTTTGTTTTTTACGCTATATGTAATTATAGAAAGGGCGCTTTATTATGGTAAGGTTACAAAGCAAAATGATGCACTGATAAATGAAGTGCGTTACCAGCTTACTTCCGGTAAAATTGAAGCAGCACAGATATCAGCCAGTAAAGATGGCACCGCTACGGGTAACATCCTTGAGAGTGGTATATCGCTTATAGGCCGTCCGCTTAGCGAAATAGAAGGGATGATGGAAAAGCAAACCAACGTAGAGATAGGCATGATGGAAAAAAAACTGGGATGGCTGGGTCTTGTGGCCGGTATAGCACCTATCCTTGGGTTCATTGGTACCATCTCGGGGGTTATCAAGATATTTTATACCATTTCGGTTACAGAGAACATCAGTATCGGTAGTATCTCGGGTGGTCTTTACGAAAAAATGATCAGTTCGGGATTAGGGCTTATCGTGGGTGTTGTGGCCTATTCAGGCTACCACTATTTTAACATGGTTATCGACGGCTTTTCCCTTAGGATACAGCGTGTGATAATACAATTTGTAAACATAATAACCGTAGGGAAATAA
- a CDS encoding ExbD/TolR family protein gives MRVRRNKRFHAEIAASALSDIMFFLLLFFLIISTLANPNVIDLNLPKADSTKTTDKAHITVSVTADKKYFIDKQQVALEELEGQLMAKLGTTKDNVVIVRLPKELQVQDMVDILQIGQRNKLKFSIATTK, from the coding sequence ATGAGGGTAAGAAGAAATAAACGCTTTCATGCAGAGATCGCCGCCAGTGCGCTGAGCGATATCATGTTCTTTTTGCTGTTGTTCTTCCTTATCATATCTACGCTGGCTAATCCTAACGTTATCGACCTGAACCTGCCTAAGGCAGATTCTACTAAAACTACAGATAAAGCGCACATAACGGTATCTGTAACGGCCGATAAAAAGTATTTTATAGACAAGCAGCAGGTAGCGCTGGAAGAACTCGAAGGGCAACTGATGGCTAAACTGGGTACCACTAAAGATAATGTGGTAATCGTGAGGCTGCCAAAAGAACTACAGGTACAGGACATGGTAGATATATTACAGATAGGGCAAAGGAACAAGCTTAAGTTCTCTATTGCCACAACAAAATAA
- a CDS encoding energy transducer TonB family protein, with product MAPLTEEEKKSMISTLTAFILLLGVLFFAKYTSKNELVDLEGGGGGGGVTVNFGDSDVGSGSDFTSQVLNVQEQKAVRKPAAAAQEDEIVSSDLDDAPAVVNTKPVVKKEPKKEDVKPKPEPVKTPRPSKSTDDALANMINGNSKGGDGDDGVAGNKGKSNGSISSGSYNGDGGSGGGTGGGNGSGNGTGTGPGSGSGSGGGSGSGNGTGVGNYKLAGRKVVTKPAPKYTCNEEGIVVVAISVDQSGKVISAAAGARGTTNPARCLADQAEAAARNTKFDSNPSAAEKQSGTIVYNFKLTD from the coding sequence ATGGCGCCATTAACGGAAGAAGAAAAAAAGTCAATGATCAGTACCCTAACCGCATTTATTTTGCTGTTAGGCGTATTGTTCTTTGCTAAATATACCTCAAAAAATGAGCTTGTTGACCTTGAAGGCGGCGGCGGGGGTGGCGGTGTAACCGTTAACTTTGGCGACAGTGATGTAGGCTCAGGGTCCGACTTTACAAGCCAGGTACTTAACGTGCAGGAACAAAAAGCTGTAAGGAAGCCTGCGGCGGCAGCACAGGAAGACGAGATAGTGTCCAGCGACCTTGATGATGCACCTGCTGTTGTAAATACCAAGCCTGTGGTAAAAAAAGAACCTAAAAAGGAAGATGTTAAGCCAAAGCCGGAACCTGTAAAAACACCTAGACCATCTAAATCTACTGATGATGCACTTGCTAACATGATAAACGGCAACAGCAAAGGTGGCGATGGCGATGATGGCGTGGCAGGAAACAAAGGTAAAAGCAACGGAAGCATAAGTTCAGGCAGCTATAATGGCGACGGAGGTAGCGGCGGTGGTACCGGTGGCGGAAACGGCAGTGGTAATGGTACCGGTACAGGCCCGGGCAGCGGTAGCGGATCTGGAGGCGGAAGCGGCTCAGGTAATGGTACGGGTGTAGGTAATTATAAACTTGCCGGCCGTAAGGTAGTTACAAAGCCTGCCCCGAAATATACGTGTAATGAAGAGGGCATAGTCGTAGTTGCAATATCGGTAGATCAGTCCGGTAAAGTTATATCAGCAGCAGCAGGTGCCCGTGGTACTACAAACCCGGCGCGATGCCTGGCAGACCAGGCTGAAGCAGCAGCACGAAATACTAAGTTTGACAGTAACCCCAGTGCTGCAGAAAAGCAGTCCGGTACTATTGTATATAACTTTAAGTTGACGGATTAG
- the trpA gene encoding tryptophan synthase subunit alpha: MNNPFKKDKKQVSIFVTAGYPEIDSLVPQLLQLQELGVDFAEVGIPFSDPMADGPVIQETSTIALQNGMKLELLLQQLEAAKDEIHIPLVLMGYLNPVLQFGLDAFLSRCQNLGIASLILPDLSLELYQTKYKAAFEKYSVPVTFLITPLTTDACVEQTAKACANSFVYLVGQNSITGQGYAISGALSTRYAELKQLCGDTPLFIGFGIDSKAKKETAFESVDGVIVGTAYLKAVKVGGEKEFLRGVM, translated from the coding sequence ATGAACAATCCGTTTAAAAAAGATAAAAAGCAGGTCAGTATTTTTGTAACTGCCGGTTACCCGGAAATTGACAGCCTTGTACCACAATTGCTGCAACTACAGGAACTGGGCGTAGACTTTGCCGAGGTAGGCATCCCCTTTAGTGACCCAATGGCAGATGGCCCTGTGATACAGGAAACCAGTACCATTGCCCTGCAAAACGGCATGAAATTAGAACTTCTGCTGCAACAGCTTGAAGCCGCAAAAGATGAAATACACATTCCGTTAGTATTAATGGGTTACCTTAACCCTGTATTGCAATTTGGCCTTGATGCCTTTTTAAGCCGTTGCCAAAATCTGGGTATTGCCTCGCTGATACTTCCTGACCTTTCGCTGGAGCTATACCAAACTAAGTATAAGGCAGCATTTGAAAAGTATAGTGTTCCGGTTACGTTCCTTATTACACCCCTCACTACTGATGCCTGCGTAGAGCAAACCGCAAAGGCGTGCGCTAACAGCTTTGTGTACCTGGTAGGGCAAAACAGCATTACCGGGCAGGGATATGCCATTAGCGGCGCTCTGAGTACCCGTTACGCCGAACTAAAGCAGCTTTGCGGAGATACACCATTATTTATCGGCTTTGGCATTGACAGTAAAGCCAAAAAGGAAACTGCTTTTGAGAGTGTAGATGGTGTTATTGTAGGCACAGCTTATTTAAAGGCTGTAAAGGTTGGTGGAGAAAAGGAGTTTTTGAGGGGGGTGATGTAA
- the trpB gene encoding tryptophan synthase subunit beta, producing MNTSYLDTDSLGFYGEFGGAYVPELLRPNVEELDAAFNSYCFTEAFETEYANLLRDFVGRPTPLYYAGRLSDKYAAHIYLKREDLCHTGAHKVNNTVGQILLAKHMGKTDIIAETGAGQHGVATATVCALMGLNCIVYMGEKDIERQAPNVQRMKMLGAEVRPATSGSKTLKDATNEAIRHWINHPDSYYLIGSVVGPAPYPKIVAYFQSVISKEIEKQLFEKTGKSAPDKVVACVGGGSNAAGAFYQFYDNPDVELIAVEAAGHGIDSGKSAATSVLGTPGVLHGSLTLLMQDADGQVTEPHSISAGLDYPGIGPLHAHTIATGRAKAIPITDDEALQSALELSQLEGIIPALESAHALSALAKIELKKNDVIVVNLSGRGDKDMNTYMEKFPNL from the coding sequence ATGAACACATCTTATTTAGATACAGATAGCTTGGGCTTTTACGGTGAATTTGGTGGTGCGTATGTACCGGAATTGTTGCGCCCAAATGTTGAGGAACTCGACGCTGCCTTTAACAGCTACTGCTTTACCGAAGCCTTTGAAACCGAATATGCCAACCTGCTGCGCGACTTTGTAGGGCGACCTACTCCGCTGTATTATGCAGGTAGATTATCTGATAAATATGCTGCCCACATTTACCTGAAACGCGAAGACCTGTGCCATACCGGCGCGCATAAAGTGAATAATACTGTAGGCCAGATACTGCTTGCCAAGCACATGGGTAAAACCGATATTATTGCCGAAACCGGTGCAGGGCAGCATGGCGTAGCAACAGCTACCGTTTGCGCCCTCATGGGGCTGAACTGCATAGTGTACATGGGCGAAAAAGACATTGAACGCCAAGCACCTAACGTACAGCGCATGAAGATGCTTGGCGCAGAAGTGCGCCCTGCAACATCGGGTAGCAAGACACTTAAGGATGCTACTAACGAGGCCATTCGGCACTGGATAAACCACCCCGATTCGTACTACCTGATAGGCAGCGTGGTGGGGCCTGCTCCTTACCCTAAGATCGTGGCCTATTTCCAGTCGGTTATTTCTAAGGAAATTGAGAAACAACTGTTTGAGAAAACAGGCAAGTCTGCACCAGATAAGGTAGTGGCCTGTGTGGGCGGGGGCAGCAATGCCGCCGGGGCTTTTTACCAGTTTTACGATAATCCCGATGTTGAACTTATCGCTGTAGAGGCCGCCGGTCACGGTATAGATTCAGGCAAGTCGGCGGCAACGAGTGTATTGGGTACGCCGGGCGTTTTGCACGGCAGCCTAACATTGTTAATGCAGGATGCCGACGGGCAGGTAACCGAGCCGCACTCTATTTCGGCGGGGCTTGATTATCCGGGCATTGGGCCGTTACACGCGCATACCATTGCAACCGGGCGGGCAAAAGCCATACCTATTACCGATGACGAAGCCCTACAAAGTGCGCTCGAACTTTCGCAGCTTGAAGGCATAATACCGGCTTTAGAAAGTGCGCACGCGCTTTCGGCTCTGGCTAAAATTGAACTTAAAAAAAATGATGTAATCGTGGTAAACCTTAGTGGACGCGGCGATAAAGACATGAACACCTACATGGAAAAATTCCCCAACCTATGA
- a CDS encoding phosphoribosylanthranilate isomerase: MTANESSQLVAALPEVSHVGFIFFQGSKRFTDTTFLTSKKKVGVFVNAPLDYVNEQIEKHSLDTVQLHGSESPEYIRQLPKGIEIIKVFGIADAKDLEATETYETLADYFLFDTKSEQHGGTGTAFNWQVLQDYNGDTPFILSGGIGPDSAEALKNFPHPKLAGYDLNSRFEIEPKIKDVAKLANFLKNIEL; encoded by the coding sequence TTGACAGCAAACGAAAGCAGCCAACTTGTAGCGGCATTGCCAGAGGTAAGCCATGTAGGTTTTATCTTTTTCCAAGGCTCTAAACGGTTTACCGATACTACTTTTCTTACATCCAAAAAAAAGGTAGGTGTTTTTGTAAATGCACCGCTGGATTATGTGAATGAGCAGATTGAAAAACATAGCCTTGATACGGTACAACTTCACGGCAGTGAATCGCCTGAATATATAAGGCAATTGCCGAAAGGGATCGAAATTATTAAGGTTTTTGGGATAGCCGATGCAAAAGATTTAGAAGCAACCGAAACCTATGAAACCCTGGCCGATTACTTTTTATTCGATACCAAAAGCGAGCAGCACGGCGGCACAGGCACGGCTTTTAACTGGCAGGTTTTGCAAGATTATAATGGAGATACTCCGTTTATTTTGAGTGGCGGCATAGGGCCTGATTCCGCTGAAGCATTGAAAAATTTTCCGCATCCAAAATTAGCGGGTTATGACCTTAACAGCCGTTTTGAAATTGAACCCAAAATAAAAGATGTGGCAAAACTTGCCAACTTCTTAAAAAATATTGAATTATGA
- a CDS encoding indole-3-glycerol phosphate synthase TrpC gives MNVLDEIIANKRKEVALLQQSHSIGSFRESENFSRETISLKQHILDAGFGIIAEIKRKSPSGGKIKTDVNIVEQATFYEQNGASGISILTDKDYFGGSIDDIIEARKAVTLPLLRKEFIINEIQLYEARAIGADAVLLIGAVLQPEEATYLTNVARNLGLEVLYEVHTAEEVGFIPAEVDLIAVNNRDLKAQQTSLQHSFDLVKILPKNVPLISASGIKTPEDIAAVMAAGYGGTLIGESILREGHLAALVKSTKS, from the coding sequence ATGAATGTATTAGACGAAATCATAGCAAACAAGCGCAAGGAAGTAGCACTGTTACAGCAATCTCACAGTATTGGCAGCTTCCGCGAAAGCGAAAATTTTAGTCGTGAAACCATTTCGCTAAAGCAGCATATTCTTGATGCGGGCTTTGGTATCATAGCCGAAATAAAGCGTAAATCGCCAAGTGGGGGGAAAATTAAAACCGATGTGAATATAGTGGAACAGGCTACATTCTACGAACAAAACGGCGCTTCAGGTATTTCTATTCTTACAGATAAAGACTATTTTGGAGGAAGCATTGACGATATTATCGAAGCCCGAAAAGCCGTTACGTTACCACTCCTTCGCAAGGAATTTATTATTAACGAAATACAATTGTATGAAGCCAGAGCTATAGGTGCCGATGCTGTACTGCTTATTGGTGCGGTTCTTCAGCCTGAGGAAGCGACCTATCTTACCAATGTTGCCCGTAACTTAGGCTTAGAGGTTTTGTATGAAGTTCACACGGCTGAGGAAGTCGGCTTTATTCCTGCCGAGGTAGACCTGATCGCCGTAAACAACCGCGACTTAAAGGCACAACAAACCAGTTTGCAGCATTCGTTTGACTTAGTGAAAATTTTACCGAAAAACGTACCGCTTATTTCGGCATCGGGAATTAAAACGCCAGAAGATATTGCAGCGGTTATGGCAGCAGGTTATGGCGGAACACTCATTGGCGAAAGCATTTTACGCGAGGGGCATCTGGCCGCATTGGTTAAAAGCACAAAATCATGA